The Xenopus laevis strain J_2021 chromosome 5L, Xenopus_laevis_v10.1, whole genome shotgun sequence genome has a segment encoding these proteins:
- the plekhb2.L gene encoding pleckstrin homology domain containing B2 L homeolog isoform X1, translating to MGTGAEAMAFIKSGWMLRQSTILKRWKKNWFDLWSNGCLVYYSDQERQDMEDEIYMQTECISIRVGNECRDLNPPEGRDKDCCLQIVCHEGKLINLVAENTEDCLAWETALKDARTKSMIVDSNLLYDEAFLGPAPPYTPFGAPPAYGYDQYPGGYPVSGSQVIYTRDGQAYASYPYPPQGYGAPPGNHIIVRERYYDNDGDLAMGMLAGAATGMALGSLFWGF from the exons GCACAATCCTAAAGCGTTGGAAAAAGAACTGGTTTGATCTATGGTCCAATGGGTGTCTGGTATATTATAGTGATCAGGAACGTCAAGACATGGAAGATGAGATCTACATGCAGACAGAGTGCATCAGCATCAGAGTAGGAAATGAATGCAGAG ATTTAAACCCACCAGAAGGGAGAGATAAGGATTGCTGCCTGCAGATTGTTTGCCATGAAGGGAAACTTATTAACCTGGTGGCTGAAAATACAGAAGACTGCTT AGCCTGGGAGACTGCACTAAAGGATGCTAGAACTAAATCT ATGATTGTGGATTCAAATCTGCTGTACGATGAAGCTTTTCTTGGCCCTGCTCCACCATACACTCCATTCGGGGCACCTCCG GCCTATGGATATGATCAGTATCCAGGGGGCTACCCAGTTTCCGGATCACAGGTCATCTATACCAGAGATGGACAAGCATATGCCTCTTACCCATATCCCCCACAAG GATATGGAGCACCTCCAGGCAATCACATCATTGTTCGAGAGCGATACTATGACAACGACGGGGACCTTGCGATGGGCATGCTCGCAGGAGCCGCCACTGGAATGGCTCTTGGTTCTCTTTTTTGGGGATTTTAA
- the plekhb2.L gene encoding pleckstrin homology domain containing B2 L homeolog (The RefSeq protein has 1 substitution compared to this genomic sequence): MAFIKSGWMLRQSTILKRWKKNWFDLWSNGCLVYYSDQERQDMEDEIYMQTECISIRVGNECRDLNPPEGRDKDCCLQIVCHEGKLINLVAENTEDCLAWETALKDARTKSVIVDSNLLYDEAFLGPAPPYTPFGAPPAYGYDQYPGGYPVSGSQVIYTRDGQAYASYPYPPQGYGAPPGNHIIVRERYYDNDGDLAMGMLAGAATGMALGSLFWGF, translated from the exons GCACAATCCTAAAGCGTTGGAAAAAGAACTGGTTTGATCTATGGTCCAATGGGTGTCTGGTATATTATAGTGATCAGGAACGTCAAGACATGGAAGATGAGATCTACATGCAGACAGAGTGCATCAGCATCAGAGTAGGAAATGAATGCAGAG ATTTAAACCCACCAGAAGGGAGAGATAAGGATTGCTGCCTGCAGATTGTTTGCCATGAAGGGAAACTTATTAACCTGGTGGCTGAAAATACAGAAGACTGCTT AGCCTGGGAGACTGCACTAAAGGATGCTAGAACTAAATCT ATGATTGTGGATTCAAATCTGCTGTACGATGAAGCTTTTCTTGGCCCTGCTCCACCATACACTCCATTCGGGGCACCTCCG GCCTATGGATATGATCAGTATCCAGGGGGCTACCCAGTTTCCGGATCACAGGTCATCTATACCAGAGATGGACAAGCATATGCCTCTTACCCATATCCCCCACAAG GATATGGAGCACCTCCAGGCAATCACATCATTGTTCGAGAGCGATACTATGACAACGACGGGGACCTTGCGATGGGCATGCTCGCAGGAGCCGCCACTGGAATGGCTCTTGGTTCTCTTTTTTGGGGATTTTAA